GCGCCCTCGTCGCCTGCGGCTGCGGCACCGACCAGCTGGCGCCCGAGGCGGCACGCAGCGTCGACGACGTGATCCGCGCCTACGAGGAGCAGATGGCCGCCATCGAGGCCGCCGGCGGCAGGCTCATCGTCATGGCCAGCCGCGCGCTGGCGCGGGTGGCGAAGGGCGCGGCCGACTACGAGCGCGTTTACGACCGGGTGCTGTCGCAGGCCCGGCAGCCGGTGGTGCTGCACTGGCTGGGCGAGATGTTCGACCCGGCGCTGGCCGGGTACTGGGGTTCTGCCAACGTCGACGAGGCGATGAGCACCGCGCTGGGCGTCATCGCCGCCCATCCCGACAAGGTCGACGGCATCAAGATCTCGCTGCTGGACAAGGACAAAGAGATCGCCATGCGGCGCCGCCTGCCGACCACCGGCGGGCCCGACGGCCGCGGCGTCCGCATGTACACCGGCGACGACTTCCACTACGCCGAGCTGATCGCCGGCGACGGGGTGGGCGAGGCGGAGAACCGGCGCCAGAGCGACGCGCTGCTGGGCATCTTCGACGCCATCGCACCCGCCGCCGCCGCCGCACTGCAGTCGCTGGCCGCGGGCGACGCCGGCCGCTTCCACGAACTGCTGGCGCCCACCGTGCCGCTGTCGCGCCACATCTTCAAGGCGCCCACCCGCTTCTACAAGACCGGCGTGGTGTTCATGGCCTGGCTGAACGGCCACCAGAGCCACTTCGCCATGGTCGGCGGCCAGCAGAGCACCCGCTCGCTGCCGCACCTCGCCGAGCTGTTCCGCCTGGCCGACGCCGCCGGCCTGCTGGAACAGCCCGAGCTGGCGGTGCGGCGGATGAAGACGCTGCTGGCCCTTCACGGCCTGGAGGGTTGAGCCATGCGGGACTTCTCGCAGGACCACCGCTGGCTGTCCATCAACACCGCCACCGTGCGCCAGCAGCACGGCCGCGACTGGCCGCTGCTGGACATCCTCGACGCCTGCGCGCGGCTGGAGATCCGCGCGGTTTCGCCCTGGCGCGACCAGGTGCACGCCGCCGGCCTGAAGGAAACGGCCCGCACGATCAAGGCGCATGGCCTGGAGCTCTCCGGCTACTGCCGCGGCGGGATGTTCACCACGGCCGACGACGCCGGCTTCCGCGCCGCGCTGGACGACAACCGGCGCGCGGTGGACGAGGCCTGCGAGCTGGGCGCGCCCTGCCTCGTGCTGGTGGTCGGCGGCCTGCCCGGCGCCCTGCAGGGCCGGGCGGCCCACAAGGACATCGGCGCCGCGCGGCAGCAGGTCACCGACGGCATCGCCGCCCTGCTGCCCTACGCCGTCGAGCGCCGGATGCCGCTGGCCATCGAGCCGCTGCACCCGATGTTCGCCGCCGACCGCGCCTGCATCAACACGATGGAACAGGCGCTGGACGTGTGCGACCTCCTCGACCCGCAGCGCAGCGGCGCGCTGGGCGTGGCGGTCGACGTCTTCCACACCTGGTGGGACCCCAAGCTGGAGGCCCAGATCGCCCGCGCCGGTCGCGAGCGGCTGCTGGCCTTCCACGTCTGCGACTGGCGCATCGAGACCCGCGACCTGCTCAACGACCGCGGGATGATGGGCGACGGCGTGATCGACCTGCGCCGCATCCGCGGCTGGGTGGAGGCGCAGGGCTTCGACGGCCACAGCGAGGTGGAGATCTTCTCCACCCGCGACTGGTGGCAGCGCGACGGCGAGACCACGCTGCGCACCTGCATCGAGCGGCACCGGGCCTGCGTCTAGGCCCCGGTGGCCGCCGGTCAGGCGGCGCCGGCCACCGGCAGCCCGATCAGGCGCTCCAGTTCGGCGTGCGTCAGCCCGTCGACGAGGTCGATCAGCACCAGACCCTGCGGCGTGCAGGCCAGCGTCGCGAGGTCGGTGTAGACGCGCTTGACGCAGGCGATGCCGGTCAGCGGGTAGGTGCAGCGCTCGACCAGCTTGCTGGTCCCGGGCTTGTTGGGGCTCGGCTTGGTCAGCAGGTCCATCATCACCCAGGTCTGCTTGGCGCCGATGGCCAGGTCCATTGCGCCGCCGACCGCGGGAATGGCGCCGGCCTCGCCGGTGCTCCAGTTGGCCAGGTCGCCGGTGGCCGAGACCTGGAAGGCGCCGAGCACGCAGATGTCCAGGTGGCCGCCGCGCATCATGGCGAAGCTGTCGGCGTGGTGGAAATAGGCGCCGCCGGGCCTGAGCGTCACCGGCTGCTTGCCGGCGTTGATGAGGTCGTAGTCCTCCTCGCCCGCGGCCGGCGCCGGGCCCATGCCGAGGATGCCGTTCTCGCTGTGCAGGATCACCTCCCGGCCGGGCGGGATGTGGTTGGCGACCAGCGTGGGCTGGCCGATGCCCAGGTTGACGTAGGCACCGTCGTGGATGTCCTGCGCGACGCGGGCCGCCAGTTCGTCCTTGGTCCTGCGCTTCATGCCCGCTCCTTGAAGCCGCCGGCCTGCGTCGCCACCCGCGGCACCTGGACGATGCGGCTGACGTGGATGCCGGGGGTCACCACCACCTCGGGGTCGAGCTCGCCCAGCTCGACGATCTCGTGCACCGACGCCACCGTGCGGGCCGCCGCCATCGCCATCACCGGGCCGAAGTTGCGCGCCGCCTTGCGGTAGGTGAGGTTGCCCCAACGGTCGCCGCGCTCGGCCTTGATCAGCGCCAGGTCGCCGCGGATGGGGTGCTCCAGCACGTAGGGCTTGCCGTCGATGACGCGGGTCTCCTTCGGCGTGCCGTCGGCGTTCAGCGCCAGCTCGGTGCCGAAGCCGGTGGGCGTGAAGAAGGCGCCGATGCCGGCGCCGGCGGCGCGCAGCCGCTCGGCCAGGTTGCCCTGCGGCACCAGCTCCAGTTCCAGCCTGCCGCTGCGGTACAGCCCGTCGAACACCTGCGAATCGGCCTGGCGCGGGAAGCTGCAGATGACCTTGCGCACCCGGCCGGCCTTCAGCAGCGCGGCCAGCCCGGTCTCGCCGTTGCCGGCGTTGTTGTTGACGATCACCAGGTCGCGCGCGCCCTGCTCGATCAGCCCGTCGATCAGTTCGTTCGGAATGCCGGCGGTGCCGAAGCCGCCGATGAGCACGGTGGCGCCGTCCGGCGTGCCGGCCAGCGCATCGGCGACCGAGGCCGCCCGTTTGTCGATCACGCCGGCTCCTCTCGCAGTGGGGGGTTGGGCACGGTGGGGTTGAGGACGAAATCGTATTCCAGCAGCGTCGTGCCGTCCGGCTGCTCGCGCCAGTCTGCCATCAGCGACTGCCGCACGCCGAACACCGGGTCGGTGGCGATGTGCGGATCGCCGCGGCGGAAGACATGGGTGACCAGCGTCTCGTGGCCCTCGGCCTCGATCCAGAAGTGCAGGTGCGCCGGCCGCCAGGACGAGCGTCGCGTGGCCGCCAGCAGCCGGCCCACCGGCCCGTCGGTGGGAATGGGGTAGGACTCGGCGACGATGGTGCGGAACTCGAAGCGGCCGTCGGCGTCGGCGTGCAGCTTGCCGCGGGCCTGGGCCTGCGCCAGGCCGGGCTTCTGCACGTCGTACTCGCCGTCGGCGTCGGCCTGCCAGACGTCCAGCAGCGCGCCGGCCAGCGGCCTGCCGTCCACGCTGCGCACCTGGCCGCGCACCGTGCAGGGCCGGCCGGCGGCGCCGTTGGCGATGTCGGCGCCGTTCTCGTACAGCGGTGCCTCGCGCACGTGGAAGGGCCCGAGCACGGTGGACTCGGTGCAGCCGGCCGGCCGCGCCTGGTTCAGCACCACCGTCTGCATCGACAGGCCGAGCACGTCGCTGAGCAGGATGAACTCCTGCCGGCTGGGCGTGCAGGTCTGGCCCGTCTCGGTGAGGAAGCCGATGGCCTGCACCCACTCGGCCTCGGTGAGCTGCACGTCGCGCGCGAAGTCGTGCAGGTGGCGCACCAGCGACTGCATGACCTGCTTCAGACGCGCGTCGGGCGTGTGGGCGAAACGTTCCAGCGCCTCTCGGGTCAGCGGTTCGGATTCACGGGGGGACATGTCCATCCTTCGGGTTGTGTGCGGCGTCAGCGACGCACCAGGCGGCGGCCGGTGGGGAACAGCGACCAGCCCCAGCGCTGCTGCGCCCAGCCCCACAGCCCCTGGCGGAAGCGGATGGTGACCACGATGGCCAGCAGCCCCAGGCCGAGCAGGTACCAGGTGCCGTAGTCGCTGAACAGCTTGTTCAGCAGGAAGAAGATCACCGCGCCCACCAGCGGCCCCTCGATGCGGCCGATGCCGCCGATCACCACCATGAAGATGGCGAAGGCCGTCCAGTTGACGCTGAAGGCCGCATCCGGGCTGATGCGCAGGTTGCCGACGAAGTACAGCGCGCCGGCCAGCCCGGCGCCGAAGGCCGCCACCACGTACACCGCCAGCTTCATGCGGCGCACGGCGATGCCCTGGCTCTCGGC
The sequence above is a segment of the Aquabacterium sp. J223 genome. Coding sequences within it:
- a CDS encoding dihydrodipicolinate synthase family protein, with amino-acid sequence MSLSLTLPGADGRPARYTLSGRTPVQPVAGKPLARIAYSAAHVVADPLAAIDPWLQAAVDWESTLAYRRRLWSLGLGVAEAMDTAQRGMGLDWPTSLQLIQRSLAEARSVPGALVACGCGTDQLAPEAARSVDDVIRAYEEQMAAIEAAGGRLIVMASRALARVAKGAADYERVYDRVLSQARQPVVLHWLGEMFDPALAGYWGSANVDEAMSTALGVIAAHPDKVDGIKISLLDKDKEIAMRRRLPTTGGPDGRGVRMYTGDDFHYAELIAGDGVGEAENRRQSDALLGIFDAIAPAAAAALQSLAAGDAGRFHELLAPTVPLSRHIFKAPTRFYKTGVVFMAWLNGHQSHFAMVGGQQSTRSLPHLAELFRLADAAGLLEQPELAVRRMKTLLALHGLEG
- a CDS encoding sugar phosphate isomerase/epimerase family protein; this translates as MRDFSQDHRWLSINTATVRQQHGRDWPLLDILDACARLEIRAVSPWRDQVHAAGLKETARTIKAHGLELSGYCRGGMFTTADDAGFRAALDDNRRAVDEACELGAPCLVLVVGGLPGALQGRAAHKDIGAARQQVTDGIAALLPYAVERRMPLAIEPLHPMFAADRACINTMEQALDVCDLLDPQRSGALGVAVDVFHTWWDPKLEAQIARAGRERLLAFHVCDWRIETRDLLNDRGMMGDGVIDLRRIRGWVEAQGFDGHSEVEIFSTRDWWQRDGETTLRTCIERHRACV
- a CDS encoding 3-oxoacid CoA-transferase subunit B gives rise to the protein MKRRTKDELAARVAQDIHDGAYVNLGIGQPTLVANHIPPGREVILHSENGILGMGPAPAAGEEDYDLINAGKQPVTLRPGGAYFHHADSFAMMRGGHLDICVLGAFQVSATGDLANWSTGEAGAIPAVGGAMDLAIGAKQTWVMMDLLTKPSPNKPGTSKLVERCTYPLTGIACVKRVYTDLATLACTPQGLVLIDLVDGLTHAELERLIGLPVAGAA
- a CDS encoding 3-oxoacid CoA-transferase subunit A codes for the protein MIDKRAASVADALAGTPDGATVLIGGFGTAGIPNELIDGLIEQGARDLVIVNNNAGNGETGLAALLKAGRVRKVICSFPRQADSQVFDGLYRSGRLELELVPQGNLAERLRAAGAGIGAFFTPTGFGTELALNADGTPKETRVIDGKPYVLEHPIRGDLALIKAERGDRWGNLTYRKAARNFGPVMAMAAARTVASVHEIVELGELDPEVVVTPGIHVSRIVQVPRVATQAGGFKERA
- a CDS encoding dioxygenase; its protein translation is MSPRESEPLTREALERFAHTPDARLKQVMQSLVRHLHDFARDVQLTEAEWVQAIGFLTETGQTCTPSRQEFILLSDVLGLSMQTVVLNQARPAGCTESTVLGPFHVREAPLYENGADIANGAAGRPCTVRGQVRSVDGRPLAGALLDVWQADADGEYDVQKPGLAQAQARGKLHADADGRFEFRTIVAESYPIPTDGPVGRLLAATRRSSWRPAHLHFWIEAEGHETLVTHVFRRGDPHIATDPVFGVRQSLMADWREQPDGTTLLEYDFVLNPTVPNPPLREEPA